The genomic window GCCGGACTGGGTCGCCTGGGCACCCGCGGCTGCGGTGGTGCCGAGACCGGCGAACTCGGTCATGCTTTCCTCTCGGGACGGTTCAGGGGCCGGACTACTTCGCGCCGATGGCGGACGGGTCCGCGTCGTCCACGAAGCTCGGGTTGAAGAGGTCGGCCAGGGCGTCGTCGACCTTGTCCTGCGACGACACGTCGCCGGACTCCACGAAGATCGGGCCGATGATCGACAGGACCTGCTCCTGCGCCTCGCCCGGGGCCGGGTCGACGTCGAGGTTCGAGCGCTCCGTGATCACCTTCGTCGCCACGGCGAGGTCGAGGCCCGCGGCGTCCGCGAGGATCTGCGCCGTCTCGTCGGGGTTCGACGCGGCCCATTCACGAGCGTGCTCGTAGGCGTTCACGACGGTCTGCGCGACGTCCGGACGCTCGTCGATGAAGGACTCGGTCGCGGCCAGGATGCCGTAGCTGTTGAAGTCGACGTTGCGGTAGATGAGCTTCGCGCCTGCCTCCTCGGCGCCGGCCATGATCGGGTCGAGACCGGCCCAGGCGTCGACGGAGCCGTTCTGCAGGGCCGCCCAGCCGTCGGCGTGCTGGAGGTTCTCGATCGTGACGTCTGAGGCGGACAGGCCGGCCTCCTCCAGCGCCTGCAGGAGGAAGAAGTAGGGATCGGTGCCCTTCGTCGCGGCGACCTTCTTGCCCTTGAGCTCGGCGACGTCGGTGATCGTCGAGCCCTGGCCGACGACGATCGCCGACCACTCGGGCTGCGAGAAGACGTCGATCGCCTGGATGGCCGACCCGTTCGCCCGGTTCAGGAGCGCGGCGGAACCGGCGGTGGACCCGACGTCGATCGCGTCGGCCCGCAGTGCCTCGTTGGCCTTGTTGGAGCCGGCCGACTGGACCCAGTTGACGGTGATGTCCTGGTCGTCGAGGGCGTCCTCGAGCCAGCCCTGGTCCTTGACGATGAGGGAGAGCGGGTTGTAGGTCGCGAAGTCGATATTGAGCGTGCCGCCCTCGGTGGTGCCGGCGGTGCTGTCGCCGCCGGCTGCAGGAGCGTTCTCGCCCGCCACGCAGCCACTGAGGAGGAGTGCTGCGGCGGCGGTCGCGGCGACGAGGGCCGCGCGCCCGGCGCGGGAGATGGTGAAGCGGCGTCGTGAGGTCATGCGTTGGTCCTTGCTGTGGATCGGTGCGGGATGACGGCGGAGGTGGTGGGTGGCTCAGTACGGGAAGTGCGGGATGGACGGCAGTCGTTGGTCGCCGCGGGCGAGACCGTGGCGGTCGATGCCGAGTCCGTCGAGGAGACGGCCGCGAAGTTCGGCGAGCTCTGCCGACCCGCGGTCGCGCGGGCGGTCGCCGGGGACGGTCACGGTCTGCGCGATGGTCGAACCGGGCTGTCCCTCCTCGCGACCCAGGAGGATGACCCGGTCGGCGAGCTGGAGGGCCTCGTCGACGTCGTGCGTCACGAGCAGGATGGTCGTGGGCGCGGCGAGGTGGATGGCGAGCAGCAGGTCCTGCATCTTCAGCCGGGTGAGGGCGTCGAGGGCGCCGAACGGCTCGTCCAGGAGCAGGACGCCCGGCCGGCGAGCGAGGGCCCTGGCGAGTGAGGCGCGTTGCGCCATGCCGCCGGAGACCTCCCGCGGGCGGTGCTCGGCGAAGTCCGCGAGCCCGACGAGTTCGAGCAGCTCGGCGACGCGGGCACGTCCTTCGGCTGCGGGTGTCCGCTTGGGAAGACCGAGCGCGACGTTCGCCGCGATGGTGCGCCAGGGGAGGAGTCGAGGCTCTTGGAAACCGAAGGCCGTGCGCGGGTCGATGCCGTCGACGGGCGTGCCGTCGATGAGCACGGAGCCGGCGGACGGGTGGTCGAGACCGGCCGCGATCCGCAGCAGGGTGGACTTGCCGCAGCCGCTTGTGCCGAGGATCGCCACGACCTCACCGGCCTCGGCGGTGATCGTGACATCGCGCAGCACGGGCCGTGGGGTGTCGGCACGTTTGCCGACGCCGCTCGCGAAGGTGCGGCCGACCCCGGCGAACGCGACCGTGGAGGCACGATCCGCCGAGCCGACGGGGACGGCGTCGCGGGTGACCGGCGAGCTCGCGGCGAGCGGGCTTGGGGCGGCGTTCGTCATGGGTCTCGGGCTCCAGGGGTGGGGTGCCCGCCATGCTACGCGAGGGTGACGGGTCACTCCCGGTCGCCGAAACAGAGCGTCATATTGGCGTCCGCCGGTGACAGCCGGAGGGTTCCGGTGTTATGCGTCCGCTACCAGCTGCCGACCTGCGCGATGGCGACGTCGAGGATGGCGACGGCCTCCTCCCGGTTGACCCGGGCGAGCAGCAGCGCGCTGACCGACAACGAGGTGAGCTGCCGGGCGGCCGCGGCGAGTTCGTCCGCGTCCGCCTCGGGGCGGGCGAGGGCGAGGGCGTCCGAGACCGCGGTGGTGAGCTCGGCCCGGTAGCCGTCGACGACCTCGCGCAGTGCATCGTCATGGGCCGCGAGGCCGGCCGCGCTGTTGAGGAGGAGGCAGCCGCGGCGGGGGGAGTCGTCGGGCAGGGTCGCGATGACCGTCTGCACGCCGGAGAAGTAGGTGGTGAGCCCGGCTCTGCCGTCCGTCGCCCGCGCGAGGACCGAGAGGCGCGGTCGGATGACGGTGTCGAGGTA from Plantibacter flavus includes these protein-coding regions:
- a CDS encoding aliphatic sulfonate ABC transporter substrate-binding protein, translated to MTSRRRFTISRAGRAALVAATAAAALLLSGCVAGENAPAAGGDSTAGTTEGGTLNIDFATYNPLSLIVKDQGWLEDALDDQDITVNWVQSAGSNKANEALRADAIDVGSTAGSAALLNRANGSAIQAIDVFSQPEWSAIVVGQGSTITDVAELKGKKVAATKGTDPYFFLLQALEEAGLSASDVTIENLQHADGWAALQNGSVDAWAGLDPIMAGAEEAGAKLIYRNVDFNSYGILAATESFIDERPDVAQTVVNAYEHAREWAASNPDETAQILADAAGLDLAVATKVITERSNLDVDPAPGEAQEQVLSIIGPIFVESGDVSSQDKVDDALADLFNPSFVDDADPSAIGAK
- a CDS encoding ABC transporter ATP-binding protein produces the protein MTNAAPSPLAASSPVTRDAVPVGSADRASTVAFAGVGRTFASGVGKRADTPRPVLRDVTITAEAGEVVAILGTSGCGKSTLLRIAAGLDHPSAGSVLIDGTPVDGIDPRTAFGFQEPRLLPWRTIAANVALGLPKRTPAAEGRARVAELLELVGLADFAEHRPREVSGGMAQRASLARALARRPGVLLLDEPFGALDALTRLKMQDLLLAIHLAAPTTILLVTHDVDEALQLADRVILLGREEGQPGSTIAQTVTVPGDRPRDRGSAELAELRGRLLDGLGIDRHGLARGDQRLPSIPHFPY
- a CDS encoding TetR/AcrR family transcriptional regulator, with translation MGRAFREIGVESSGRSDILYRWVYYNSRTLGTQPTRPEGRPSQEEALMGRTQEFDTVAVVQAARDVFWDRGYEATSLADLEAATGLRRSSLYHAFDSKRGLFDAAVQDYLDTVIRPRLSVLARATDGRAGLTTYFSGVQTVIATLPDDSPRRGCLLLNSAAGLAAHDDALREVVDGYRAELTTAVSDALALARPEADADELAAAARQLTSLSVSALLLARVNREEAVAILDVAIAQVGSW